GGCGAAGCCAgaggaaacatttcaaaagtgGTAGGGACAAAATTGTTGATCATAAACAGTGCTGGGGACATGGCCGGCATATCTGACACCTTTGGGCCCTGGAAATAAAAGGGTATTGTTTGTTGACAAAGTGTGTgcggttttgttttttttaagtacttAAGGACCGGAACCATTTACAAAAATACAGAGTAGGCGCCGGTATTGGATAAAACCCAACCGATGCCCAACCCTGGTTACCAGTAAAGATGCCAATTGAGGAACCATACAGAACAGCGTTTCGTGTACAGCCTCTTCAGTCATATACTGTCCTAACCTTTTTTGAGTAGGTTGCATACTGTCAccttatttcttttaaaatgtacattattcTCTGTGGGGGCCATACAGTAGAACACGTGGCTagtactgttgcctcacagcaagaaggttgctggtttcgCATCTTggccttcctgtgtggagtttgcatgttctccctgtgtgtgcatggtttTCTCAGGGTTCTTCTAGTTcacttttttcctcccacagtccaaaaacatgcagagataaATTAGGCTCTCTAAATTGCCAATAGGTGttgatgtgagagtgaatggtgttGTGAAAATTCTAACATGAATAATGAAATAGAGACTTGCTGACAAGATTTTATTTCTTGCAAGAAAGGTCAGTTTGCACACAGGCGATTTGTTAAAACAGGCGAGAAGCAGTATATGCATAATATACAACAAAAAGGGTCAGTTTACAACAGAACCACCCAGGGCCATGATATACAAGGTTCAGAATAAACCAGTGCCTCTGTAAGCTGGAGCTTGTCAATAATGCCAGAGatttaatagtaataatttaaaaagtctCCTATTTTTAACCCCCCTCCCCAGAGCAAactgatttgaaataaaaaaacaagctaaaGTAAAGCAAACTAAAGTAAATCAATACCACGCTTTAACTGTATGTTAGGATCGGGGACTAATATATACTtcttgtttaatttttattttattattacaccGGTgctttgaggtttttttttaactacagGTGACTCAAATTGCGTAACATTATTAAGTAAAAGTATTCTTATATGAGAAGTAGACAATGGTGGGGATTGGGGAGAACATTTCCAATGGTTTAGACATGGTGGTAAAAATTAAATTTTCTAATTATAACCAAAAAGCAGTTCCataaatgtcttcttcttttttttttgtttttgtttcacattatgAAATTCACAGgattgaaacacatttttatagaAGATTTAACAAATTCAGTGGCAATCTATCACATCCtgcaccctctctctctttctctctatagTACACTGGCATCACGGGAGCCAGGCTGAAGTATCTGAAGTGAAACAATatatttaatggtttttctgaaCCACAGgtagaaaaatacataaattatcGGGTTAAGACTAGAGTTTATGTACATTAACCAAATCTCAATGCCTGAAGTTGATGCTCCAACCAAGTTGCTTTCAGCTGCAACAGCAAAACTATAATATGGAcatgagcagagaagaaaaacaataattacaataccgagagtcctggctgctttaatctcagatttcttaACTTTTACAGTGTGGGAACGCTCCACTGTGACGACTGCGACGTGAGAACGCATGGctcgagcctgagacacagccaccacaaacactctgGAATAGAGAATTGCAATAATTAAAACTGGGCCTAAAAAGGTGGCAATAAGATCAACAAGTCCTTCAGCAAAAGTGACAACAACTGTGCACTCTCCGTAGCAGGACCTAAATATGTCAGGCTGTTTTAACAAATCCCTTAATATCCAAATGCCATGTACAGCAGAAaatatccaacacagacaaacacagagtttaactctggtcagagtgactctggtggtgtaaaacatggggtcACATATTGCGATATAGCGGTCGATCGCTATGAGCACCATGCTTCCAACTG
Above is a window of Solea senegalensis isolate Sse05_10M linkage group LG2, IFAPA_SoseM_1, whole genome shotgun sequence DNA encoding:
- the LOC122785507 gene encoding trace amine-associated receptor 13c-like isoform X1; amino-acid sequence: MEALEEPELCFPHINTSCRRTRRPYMETTLMYSVLSCIIVLTVILNLLVIISISHFRQLHTTTNLLLLSLAVADFLVGLLEMPLHLHNQGCWLIGDRMCALHIFLSFLVVSVSVGSMVLIAIDRYIAICDPMFYTTRVTLTRVKLCVCLCWIFSAVHGIWILRDLLKQPDIFRSCYGECTVVVTFAEGLVDLIATFLGPVLIIAILYSRVFVVAVSQARAMRSHVAVVTVERSHTVKVKKSEIKAARTLGIVIIVFLLCSCPYYSFAVAAESNLVGASTSGIEIWLMYINSSLNPIIYVFFYLWFRKTIKYIVSLQILQPGSRDASVL
- the LOC122785507 gene encoding trace amine-associated receptor 8b-like isoform X3 yields the protein MEALEEPELCFPHINTSCRRTRRPYMETTLMQLHTTTNLLLLSLAVADFLVGLLEMPLHLHNQGCWLIGDRMCALHIFLSFLVVSVSVGSMVLIAIDRYIAICDPMFYTTRVTLTRVKLCVCLCWIFSAVHGIWILRDLLKQPDIFRSCYGECTVVVTFAEGLVDLIATFLGPVLIIAILYSRVFVVAVSQARAMRSHVAVVTVERSHTVKVKKSEIKAARTLGIVIIVFLLCSCPYYSFAVAAESNLVGASTSGIEIWLMYINSSLNPIIYVFFYLWFRKTIKYIVSLQILQPGSRDASVL